A portion of the Agrobacterium tumefaciens genome contains these proteins:
- the repC gene encoding plasmid replication protein RepC — protein MDSTCVTTPFGRRAMSFGVLATQFAAQKNKKTEAVDKWKLYRSVCEARPLLGVTDRSLAVLNALLSFYPKNELSSEAGLVVFPSNTQLSLRAHGMAEQTLRRHLSALVEAGLIIRKDSPNGKRYARKHRGGEISEAYGFSLAPLLARKSEIEELAERIVRERLDLQRLRENISLCRRDIQKLCEMIAASGEVVTSEGFQARYNAIARSLGRNSKPVELKEIAGFLVSLRAEVTNYLENIENSEKSGGNDCQNERLIKNSESESISKPQNLREPVIVAPAYTTVVQPEYAVPVSAKPSSQQPKPVLHKQFFVPDIVLVVKACPDISLYAPGGAVTGWRDLEVATSVIKTMFNVSQSAYQDALTTFGRQGTAAILACLLQKADQISSLGGYLRNLTRKAHEGGFDLQAMLLAQLRGRTDGIERSMAV, from the coding sequence ATGGACAGCACATGTGTAACGACGCCCTTTGGGCGGCGAGCGATGTCGTTTGGCGTCCTCGCAACTCAGTTTGCCGCGCAGAAAAACAAAAAGACCGAGGCGGTCGATAAATGGAAACTCTACCGTTCGGTCTGTGAAGCCAGACCATTGCTCGGCGTGACCGATCGTTCTCTCGCGGTCTTGAACGCCCTTCTGAGTTTTTATCCGAAAAATGAACTCTCCAGCGAAGCCGGTTTGGTCGTCTTTCCGTCGAATACGCAATTGTCATTGCGAGCACATGGAATGGCAGAACAGACATTGCGCCGCCATCTCTCGGCTCTCGTCGAGGCCGGTCTCATCATCCGCAAGGATAGTCCGAACGGAAAACGCTACGCCCGTAAGCACAGGGGCGGGGAAATCAGCGAAGCCTATGGTTTTTCGCTGGCACCGCTTCTCGCCCGCAAATCGGAAATCGAGGAACTCGCCGAACGCATCGTTCGCGAGCGGCTCGACCTTCAGCGGCTTCGTGAAAACATCAGCCTGTGCCGCCGCGATATCCAGAAGCTTTGCGAAATGATAGCCGCCAGCGGTGAAGTCGTAACGTCAGAAGGATTCCAGGCGCGCTACAATGCCATTGCCCGGTCTCTCGGCCGTAATTCAAAGCCTGTCGAACTCAAGGAAATCGCCGGATTTTTGGTCTCCCTGCGTGCAGAAGTGACCAACTATCTGGAAAATATTGAAAATTCGGAGAAATCGGGCGGCAATGACTGCCAAAATGAGCGCCTCATAAAGAATTCAGAATCCGAATCTATATCTAAACCGCAAAATTTGCGTGAACCGGTAATCGTCGCACCTGCCTACACGACAGTCGTACAGCCAGAATACGCCGTACCCGTCAGTGCAAAGCCGTCATCGCAACAGCCAAAGCCTGTTCTTCATAAGCAATTTTTTGTTCCTGATATTGTTTTGGTTGTGAAGGCTTGCCCGGACATTTCCCTCTATGCACCCGGAGGAGCAGTGACTGGATGGCGTGATCTGGAAGTGGCGACATCAGTCATCAAAACCATGTTCAACGTTAGCCAATCGGCCTACCAGGACGCCCTCACCACTTTCGGTCGACAGGGAACAGCGGCGATTCTTGCCTGCCTGCTGCAAAAGGCGGACCAAATCAGCTCACTGGGCGGATATCTGCGCAATCTCACCCGTAAGGCCCACGAGGGCGGGTTTGATCTCCAGGCCATGCTTCTGGCGCAACTGCGGGGTCGAACTGACGGGATAGAGAGAAGCATGGCTGTATGA